The stretch of DNA tattttttctgacccatttaaaataaggaccaggagaaaaatatattacatttaaacatttttattttaaacttaaccttcctctgatcataatcccctcagttattaagacagaaatgtcaacaaccatggaaaactcaaataattaaaatgttgtgtggtgttgcagctacagatgttgttggttgaatacggctgtgctccaaagggtgagtgcggctaaggtggtacatcaagttcttggtattaccagtcttggcggggacgacggtcttgcataatttgcagacgacattggtctgactacggtcagacttataatatccaaaaactgccatactggcgagctgacttttcctcttttatttacaatttcctcgcttgctgcggcactcattttctgctcatcagttgccggttactgaagaggaatccagcagaccagcacgagacaacgatatggcgcaaccaaacttgatactgttacatgattggctgttagcgtgtcactccctatgttgctaggttaccagagagcgagtgcctttgttaatgcaaccaaacttgcttcgcaacctctgttttcttccgacgaagaataaaaaaaatatcgaacgttttatcgaacacattttttattgatatcgatcacgtgtctatcgcgatacatatcgttatcgcTTTATCGCCCAGCTctagtcctgacctcaacctgatagaacacctttgggatgaattagagcggagactgcgagccaggccttctcgccaacatcagtgcctgaccacacaaatgcgcttctagaagaatgttcaaaaattcccataaacacactcctaaaccttgtggaaagccttcccagaagagttgaaggtgttatagctgcaaagggtgggccaactccatattaaaccctacggattaagaatgggatgtcattaaagttcatgtgcacgtaaaggcaggcgtcccaaaacttttggcaatatagtgtatgttaaATATTGAACAGTTTCCAGCACCATGATGGATGTGCTAACAAGAAATTTGCTCATGTTGCATTTATaatgaacatgaaaacaaaatggaccCTATTTACTTCCTTTTGCTTGTGAGTCAAAATAATATCAAAGGTCTATGTTATTCTGATTTTCCTCCTTCAATGTAATGAATGAGTAgtgccttttttctttttttccacctTTTTTTGTAACCAGGTGAAAACCTTAGATCTAATAGCTTATAAAAGTAATGGTATGCTATATAAACTCATGAGCGACAACGACAGCACATCTAATTACAAAATAGATTCTAAATAGATCATTTGTATTGAATTATTTACCAAAGTGCTGTACGACTAAAAAGGATgttaaaatttagttttaaaaattaaaggcACTAAGAGCTGAAATACACTACATAACTTGACAGGAGCCTTGTTGCTAGGagaaacatgacaaaaaaacagtatgtgtaaaaactggctcaaaatatcaaatatatttgATATCCCTTGACTGGAAGGAATCAAagtctgaagctaaaaaaaaaaaaaaaagtgaatatgTGTGAAATTTGTCAACTTTTGACTACCGaaaatctgcagactggctGACTTTCGGCAACTGCAATCAACTGATCCAGACTGCAAatcatggggggaaaaaatctatGGCAGTAATCAtttagtgtattccagccttaacATGTCATTCAGCATTCAGTTATCTGTGGGGAATAGCGACACCTCCAGGCACTTTGCTGTAAGGGTCTCTGGTTGGGGTACGCCTGGCCTGGCCACGTGAGGCTGAGGGCTGAGGTAGACCCTCCAGAAGACAACAGTCCCTCTCTAACCTCTCTCTACGCTGTGTGTTCTCACACATCACGCTGGCTGTGAAGTCTCGCTCGTTTAGGAAGGCAATGGTTTCGTCTCGTTTGCGACTGACGTAGCCCTTTAGTACAGCGCTGTATGGGTTGTCTTGCATGTCTGGATCCTCTGAATGGTGTTTAAACTCCAAGCGTGTGATgactgggaggaggaacccagTTCCTTCATGCCTCACAACATCCTCCATACTGCCCAGAGTTTCCTGCACCAGCCTGGCAGGCAGAGGCACCAGGTCACAGCCTGATCGCTGGTCTACAAACTCTCTAAAATGCCTCCGCACTGACGCAACATCCTGCAGAGACTGTGCACGTCGCTCCTCAAGGTCAATAACAACCCGCTCTGGGTAGTTGCCCCCTAAAACCACACCTGTGAACAGAAAGGTTGAATAGATAGTATAATTGTGATTATCCccaggtttcacagacaaggcttaagctagtcctagactaaaatgcatgtttgagctgttttaactgaaagcaactcgAACTGACATACCTTATAATaaatcagtgccattgttttgtctcaagatgtacaccagtaatgtttttttcataaaagctacttaaatatcctaattgaactaaggtttaatcctggcttaggctaagccctgtctgtgaaaccgggcctataaataacaattaagtAAATCTGTCTCAGTTTTCAGTTTAAGCAAACTCATTTTACCTTCGTAATGTGACATCTTTCAGAGTGAAACAgaataacaatatatatcacaatatagttatttttgctggaAATAAGGTTGTTATGATgacaacatttcaaatgattttaGATGACATTAAAAGGTCACAATCCAAATTTCAAAGTTCACTTTAAGACAACTTAACACTCAAAACTGAAAAATCCAGCACtgctggtcaccagcataaggtatgttttgcatgctgggaCCAGCATAAGAAGTGGGAGTGATGGTGGACCAGCTCAGATTTGCTTGAGAACACCATGGTCAGctatgctggtccaccagctaAACCACACTATATCTGCTCTGACCAGCATAAACCTGGACCAAAATggaattcatgctggtttatgctggatttttcttTTAGCAGGgttgtttacataaatatacagagccccgcacatgacatgcaagaaaaaaatttactatttcgttccctcgatttattaaTCATGTgcaatttagcctactatttttttcctgcatgtcatgtccggggctccgtataaATACacaccaagacgggcattttgaaatgaaaaaagaaCACAATTCGGTACTCACATTCTGTCAGACAGGCGGCTTTCTGTTTAGTTCTCTGTCACATCTTATTGCACTTAAGTGGTTTAAAATCGCTCTACTGTTGAAAATGACAAGGCTTAAAAAAGCATGAAAAGGATAAACTTTTCAAATcaatttaaaccatttaagtgcaataagataCAGAGGATGCGTTTTGTGTATTTGCTCGCAGAAAATCATCCGTCAGAACAGCGTGCAAATACAGAATTAAGTTTTCTTTCACATCTTACCGTGctgaaatggtttaaaatcgctCGAATATTTAAACTGGCTAAGCTCAAAAGCATGAAAAGGATAAACTTTTTAAACCAACCGTATACAATTTAAGTGCAATACGACATGAAAAAGAATGCAATTCAAGCATCTAATTCTGCATCTATCAGAACAGTATGTGAATTGAATACCCTTTCATGTATTATCACGAAAATTgcacaaatgtttaaattggcagaGCTTAAAAAGCTTGAAACCATGATAGAGGTGGATGTCAAATTTCTACCAGTTTATCGTGTCTTTTGGTATACCGCCCATCCCTTAATAGTAAATTGACCtgaatggcttttttttttttttttttaacaatcaaCAATATAGCTGGACttgtgcattttaaattatttgaccattataaatatgaagctctaaataaagcattataaaTTGACTATTTGCATGTGATATTAATAGTATAATCATATTTAATCTGTCTCAGTCTGAAATAACCGTGAGCAGATTAGCATAACACACCTGCCCTATGCAGCATTGACGCTGGACACTTCCAGGGCTTATGGATGAGGTCATCGGGAAGTGCCTTCAGTTCAGGACACCACTGCCGCACATAGGTGCCATAGGGGTCACAGGTCAGTGCTGCATCAACAGGGTGCATGACGAAGTTCCAATGATCCAGTCCACACATTCCTCCATTCTGCCACATCATGGCATCTATGGCAACATCAGCGTCTACCAACGTGTCCtataaaatggagaaaaagtGTTGAGATGTTGAAAGGTCCATTGCAGGTCATTTCTAGCAGCATTGACACATTTTCTATCAATAAACcagaaactaaaaaaaaaaagctaaacttGCCAGCACAATGTTACTGTGATacaggtggttgccagggtgttgctatctGGTTTCTAGGGTACTTTGACTGGTTGCTAGGTGCAGTAGTGTAGAGTATtggagtaaatgtaattagttactgtacttaaaggggtggttcattgcgatttcacttttttaactttagttagtgtgtaatgttgctgcttgagcataaacagtatctacaaagttacagcgctgaaagttaaATGCAAActgagatattgtcttttaaagttatggcagtttaatgcctacaaaaacgaccggtttggactacaacgagcttctacccgggttggtgacatcataaaccctgcaattaacataaacacaaaaaagtgggcgaggccatgtcgtGTGCATACAAGTCTTCTTCCTAGGGATGCTGGAATTCgggaacaatgtttaaaatttatgtttaattctaATTGTAATGCTAATTTAGCTGTCTGTGCTACACATTTTatggaagacagcttccagaatctacacaagttcaatgctggatttgcacaaaggctattacttaaagatggagcagttcccattttaaaagcagaagctgctgtttatcgGCCCCAAactgtaagtatgttttatttttttataaagttaaagtttctgggacgtaaacaaagaccaggtttggcttcgctagccagttagctaaattctatttcatacttcaacaaacgccaacaaacttctatgtaaTCACACCAGCGAACTTCTGTTGGTGTTTCTCTGCGTTTCTGTTATCAGTGTACAGCATTGTTTTAATCCggcttttatgttgtgtttacccACATGCTcgttcatgctataaattaaacaatacctttacaaaaatgctactactcagtcatgtattcagctacagtaaagctttaatcagaacACTATGTGGCAGcagttacatttacaagttACAgtatatctaaacactttgacacaaatacaaacaaaaatacttaacATTCATAAACGTCCATTAAAAGccgtgcttgcagaggttctgcttgaccctcttcatcattactgctatctgggtctgattcgggcttAAATTGCTACGGCAATAttgacgccattatttacatttccaccgaaGCAAAGACTGGACTTTGATCGAAGCACATGCGACGTTTGCCcgtaatggtaaggggcgtgacgTTTCCGGACAACGTGAATCGTGACAACGTGTTCCGGacagcgaatcacaatacacagggccagctaaccaatctgagcccattgcgtatttctgagggaggggcttcatagaaacAGGATCTCAACAGAGCGTTTTTAGGAGAAGGGAAACAGCGgggtagaataaaggtaaaatatatgaaaaatacagcattttttaaaaaaaaatgaagcattaAGACGTTAAACTAcgccccataaacacaatcaagcctagaaaaaaaacactgaaccacccctttaagtatctttttggctacatTGCAGTTTGACTGCAACTTTTACTCTActtaactacatttttgaataagttacattttgcatggcacctaactttttctgcagcagtttatttctgttacaaaagaAACGATATCACCATAtacagggcattgaaggtactatattttgtgtgttttgcccttactcacccaacttgtcaacaaggctacttttCACCAATGTGAGTACATTAGCAAGTAGTTGCTGAATCGCAGGTATTTATATATGAGAGGAGGACATGGGTGTAGTCAGTAATGAGGCTGATGACATCAGGTGCAAGTTAGTTTCAGCCTCAGATGTCATGACCATGGactgttggctgaacgtctgatgcatattgcacacttaactggaaacacttcaggattttcaaaagtcgtcatctggttggttgaattctacagatGTCCGGGAGACATGTGTGTCGCattctttaatggtccgcctggaaacaaatgccatgacgccaaaccccctcgtggaagaagaacgccgttgtgtttacaactgtgacaatgagcgcttaccaggatcaactaaatgctggattttcaaaagtatgtgaagttcacgGCTCCAttgtaaacttgcacaacgttcttgaatgaataatttattagatgcacgccggtctgttattcTAGGGACATCGACTGTACATTTtcatgcccctaaacatgacacgGAACAAAACGATCTCTGATTGGTtgcattacatgtcagtcaaacgtcctcttgggcggtccttggccaatgaaagctgcgatagagtccagaccttctgccgtcagacCCTCTGCCTTATATTGAAGagacctttttgaaggatattgattttctttttgagcacttgagctgaactgagacttgagagtttgtagatgtttaagaggctgttgtgtcgaccttgatttattgcaatttggaggtgttcagttttattttgaccttaaaaaataaacatgtgatTGCTCTCCTCACAAATCACCTGATTCttgtttttcactggcatgtctcttaggtgttgaggactagtAAGTGCATCATTGAGCCTATATTCAGTACAAGTAAAATATGTCCTGGtgtcacagacagggcttaagccaggattaggccttagttcaattaggatatttaagtagcttttatataCATGCCCTAGAAAAAATCATGActtgtgtgcatcttgagacaaaacaatggcactgacatattttaagatatgtcaatgcaagttgctttcagatcaaacatgcattttagtctgggactaggcttaagccttgtctgtgaaacagggggtaagacttttactcaagtggTATTGGAATTGTTGACTTATAACTcgtaatggagtcattttcgctctaaggtatctgtacttttactcaagtatggtttttcaggtactctttacacctctggaaAGGTGGTTTCTTACTGGATAAATCAAAATAGCCCACTCCCAACTAGAGCTGTTGAAttaattaatgttgaaaaaaaaaagatgtgagGTCTGGGATGAGTTATGTgcagaatataaatacttataGTTAGGGGTCTTGCATTAGCTATAGTATCACATTATATAGTCAGCTCTAAATCAACAGAATCATGAGAATAAATTTGCTGTCACCTGAAACCAGCGGTATCCTTCTTGCCAGGGAATATGCAAATAAGCAATAAGGAAGGAGGCCACCACATGTCTCATGTAGTTGTTCATCCAGCCAGTTTGCCACAGCTGTCTCATTGCTGCATCTACCAGCGGGTACCCTGTGAATCCACGCTGCCAGGCCTTCAGATGGACACGATCTGAACTCCAGCGCATAGCCTGCACATgggtaaaacattttgagtaTACAAATGTAATCATGATGATAATCGCATAACTAGACGCACAAATTCTGATGATTGTCAATGCAAAATTCGCCACCAAGATTCTAGGATGTTgcgggtggttgctagggcatgaactttacacagttattaaactgaactgaatcaacactgaactgacttcagctgaacaatgagaCAATGATCATTGAtctttattttcctgtttatcactataaagctgctttgaaacaatctgctaTATataagcgctatataaataaaggtgacttgacttagcATTAATAtgtggttgctagtgtgttctTGGTGGTTTCTTACTGGCCTAAGTAAAAAGAGTTTCTTTGATGGCTCGGGTCTCTCCTTGATTGTAGGtctatgttttgtttgtttgtttgtgcaaTTGATTATCAAAATTTATGAAGTAATAGCATTTTTCTCTCCAATAAGTCACATGATTTGACACCAATATTCCATCCTAATTGCAATATTACTAGCTAGACATGATCTCACACTTTCCATACAACCACAAGCATAAAGTGGGAATAATAAATGGGAATCTTGCCTTATACGGTGGCCTGAGGGACTCCCAGGGCAGGTCTGGGAAAAGGCACAGCTGCCAGTACGCCAAGTCCCTCCAGGCCAATTTGCGCTGGAATTTGGGAGATCTGCAGCGAGCTCCACGGGCGTCACATAATAGGCTGCGTGCACTCAGCTGCCCAAAGTGCAGATATGGAGATAGAGAGCTGGTGTTGGGGGCATCTGCACGACTTGACTCCTTTTCATAACGGTACACACCTACAACGAAGTCAATTGATGAGTACAAAATGATGTATGGGATTGTAATACTTCTACCTTAAAACATGTACCCTGGAAATGTGTCTTACCATCTCGCAGGAAGGCCTCAAGATGGGCCTGAGCTCCTTCTTCACTGAAGTCCCACGATTTCCGAATGTTCATGGCCCAGTCAATCTGTCAGTAACACATCACAACAGCACTTAGATCTCagagtttttgcattccactgcactacttttgcattgtttttctatgtaaacatgctagATGGTAGTCTTTAACTGTTGCGATCATGACTTGCATCATTTGCGTGACATGGTGTTCtaaaaaaagttcaactttaaaaaaaaaaagaaaaaaaaaagtggtttgaATATTTCACCTCTGTGCCATCTTTCCTGCGTGGCATGCGTGCAAGCTCCAGATCTATAAGCGGGCATCCCTGCGGCCATGTTGAGGGAGCAGGCAGGGCACTGGGGGCATCCAGTGGAGCTCCCAGTCCACTGACAGGGTTCTGCTGGCAGCAGCTCATAAAGTGAGAGACGGAGCCGATACCTGCAAATAAATTTAGAAACTTTAACAACTAGCACTTTAAAAGATATTGGTTGTGCTTGCCCATGCAAAAGTTGCAGCCATCATGCTAGGGTGTAGAAGGTGTTTGCCAGGGCGTTGCAATTATCAGTGTGTTGCTGTGAAATTGCTATGGTGGATGTTTTAATTGCCCCAGATCCCTAAAAATGGGCAAAGTCTATAGGATTTTTCTGTCTTAATTTGCTTAGAAAAGTATTAGCACATCTCTTTCAACAAACCACATGACACTATAGACAAAaccattgttttctttttcaggcACTGGTCAACTTTTTAGATTTTAGGTTATTTTGCTTCCATAAGGTGACTTCTTTCAGACTAATgcaaagaaaacatccaaataCACATTAAAAGAGTTTATTTTACTCCACTGAATCTATTcgcatctgtagatttcaattacaatacatatctttaaagATCAGCTTCTCGGTTTTTATTCATGCACTGAGCCAGAAAACTTTACTATAAAGCAAATGTACTTTgccaaatgtttttatattatacaaaatatatattttacaaaataatttggaatcatagccatatgtctaaccaagttgtaTTCCAAATTTGAAGCTGATATCACAAAATGATTGTGATATAAAATAGTGCAGTACATTTTGGGATATGAAACATGACACAACGCCCACTAAAGAGTTTTAAAGCACCAGTTAAAATgtttaccctattcacctgtagtgtcttgcctcAAAGAATTAGttgacttcagaattaaaatttcctgatcatttactcacctccatgtcatccaagatgtgtctgtctttctttattcagttgaaaagaaattatggtttttgaggaaaacattccaggatttttctccatatagtggacttcaccggGGTACAACAGATTGaaagtccaaattgcagtttaaatgcagcttcaaagggctctacacgataccagccgaggaataagggtcttatctagcgaaacaatcagtcatttactaaaaaaaataaaaattatatactttttaaccccaaatgcttgtcttgcactgctctgcgatgcaccacgcattacgtaatcacgttggaaaggtcatgcgtgatgtaggcggaagtaccgcagtaggaCGAAAAActtcatctcattttctccgccaaattcaaaatcgtccaacataattgttttacctttttttttttgtaaacgcTGTTTGACTTAGTttttgcacgtttgctttgtaaacacttgctcggtacttccgcctacgtcatatgtgacctttccaatgtgattcaGGATGCGTGGTGCAtggcagagctagtgcaagacgagcatttgtgtttaaaaagtatataagttttatttttcagaaaatggctgatcgtttcgctagataagacccttattcctcagctgggatcgtgtagagccctttgaagctgcatttaaattcaatttGGATCTTTAACTCGTTGGTAGCCActtaagtccactatatggagaaaaatcctggaatatttccttaaaaaccttaattttttttcaactgaagaaagaaagacatcttggatgacatgggggggaaatttgaattttgaagtgaaccaatcctttaaagggatagttcacccaaaaatgaagattttgtcatcatttactcacacactcacatgtTGTTCaagcctgtatgaatttctttcttctgctaaacacaaaagaatatattttgaagaatgttggaaaccaaacagttgatgggacccattgacttctatagtatttttttccccccatattatagaagtcagtggggcccatcaactgtttggttaccgacattcttcaaaatatcttcatttctgttcagcagaagaagGAAATACATTTAGGTTTGTAACAactttgagggtgagtaaatgatgacagaatcttcatttttgggtacactatccctttaaggtatgATTCATGTCCAAGTTACAGacaaaaatgtattctttttttaaaaataaatgaacaatcaCCACTAAAGTGCAAAAATTGAATCCCCACAATTTCCATCCAATCAGCCCTGACCTGCTGCACTGCATTACCCACCTCGTAGCCCGACGCCCCGTGTGGTGACCGTGTAGGGGTCTCTAAGGCAGTAGGAATGGTAGATGTGGCAATTAACACCTTGTTTCTCCAGTGTCTCCCACACGCTGTCATCTCTTTCCTTCAGCCACGGCTCATACAGGGCCGTTGCCACAACCGATGCTGCCCCCGTCTCAGCAATCAACCCCTGCAGCGCTGTCAAAGATGAGGACTCTGCCTTCAGGGTCACCAAGTGACTGCCAAGCTGCTCCAGAGAAAGGTTTAGACTCACTAGTGCCTGATGCAGCCAGTATTTAGACGCCCCACCAGTTGCGACGGTAACCCCAGGCCCCTCCTCCTCCACTGCATTCCACAAAAAGACTGGTATGACTGGTGCACCAAGCTCCaggcagccaatcagagcagggTTATCCCACATGCGGAGGTCCCTTCTGAACCACAGCAGAACGGGTCGAGGTCCTGATGGGTTTTTCAACAAAAGTTGCTTCTTACGCAGACGACGCCTTTGTGACCTCGTTGACTTTGCAACTTTGAGATCATCgtctttatttatgtttttaatggcACATGTAGTTTTATGTACTTCAGTATCTAGTGTCCATTTTGCAATAGGCTGGTTCTTTGAAGCTACACTGACTTTTGGCTGATCAGCACCTGAAGTTACTGTAGTCATGTCAGCATAGCTTTTGTAACAGGGAGGCACATTAGGGAGATGGTCTGAATCCTGCTGCCTAAAATCTCTTTTGATTTGTTTGGTTTCATTAAGAGACAGTGTTAAGGCCAGCTCTAATTCATCTGCTTCATCCTGAaaaatcaacagaaaaaaaatgtctttaacaTTACTATGCTCTAtgcaacaaacattttaatgtgtaatgtaaACCCCTGAAATACATATATGAAAGTCTCCTTCTCACCAATGctacatttgatcaaaaacagtaaaaacagtaatattgtgaaatattattacaattttaaataacacttttctattttaatacattttaaaatgtattcctgtgatgcaaagctgaatttattccagtcttcagtgtcacatgatccttcagaaatcattctaatatgctgatttgctgctcaagaaacatgtcttattattatcaatgttgaaaacagttgtgttgcttaataatTTTCTggaaatttattattttcaggattcttatTGATAGAAAGTTATTCATAGAattaaaaagaacatttaaacattGTAAGCTTTTGTTACAATGTAAAAGCCTTTCctgtaattttgatcaatttaatacattcttattatatgtatgtttttatatgtataagAATATATGTATAAGAAattgttaattatatatatatatatatatatatatatatatatatatatatatatatatatatatatatatacacacagtatatacacaCTTTATTTAGGTATTTGACTTGTCTCTGCgacaatgttttataaatatgttttgtatattattaaataaatttgacagacagacagacagacagacagatatccACACACTACCTTAGAGAAGTACTCCAGAAAGATTTGAGTCAGCTGACTGTGTAGATGTTCATGTCCGAATGAAAGGGGTTTGATCACGTCCAGAAAGTGTGTTCGGGTGTCTGAGTCCCCCAGCAgagacaaacacagacagaaaaACCCGTCCGGATCCTCACGACCCAAcatcagctctctcaggagttCACGGACCTGAGACACGTACTTCAAATCTTTGCCTACAGACATTCTCTTTGACCAAATCCGTCAATTTTCGACgcaataaatatgaatattaatcataaaatatatcaaaatcatttgtaacagtTTGAGTCATAAAAAAACGGACAGATAGCCTACAATGTATCCGCGAGCGCGCCGAGCCGCGTTACAAAACGAATGAATGACGAGTTGACAGGTTACAAAAGAAGCCGCAGCGGGTTTCATAACTAATcgactgtgaaaaaaaaataaaaaataccgTTTTACTTCTGTTTATATCACATTCATGTTTCATTATCGATACAtctgaaaatgtatataatgatGGATTTATAATTGATTACATAAACTTCAGTATTTTAAGCATGGTGACTATGTAACAGCGTGTCCAGTGACTGTGGAGAGGCTGTGCTGAATGAGCTGTCTGACCAATCCCGGTCGAGCATTGTGCAGAGGCTCCTCCCCCTCAATGAGGCACGTGTTAACCCAAACACATGAGAGCCAATCAATCAGGAGAATTCAGGCAGAGAAACAGGTAcatacaaacatttcaaaaacattttttttgtaatcgtGGATAAATACAGAATAAGAATCTCTCTTAACACAAGTGATGAACTCTGActagattttaaaatgactcGATGATGGCTGAGTAGAACTGTCTCAGGACCTGAAGTGGAACACTCACATAGACTCCACTGTGAAAAAGGCCCAGCAGAGAAAGCTGAGGAAGTTCAGGAGCTGCTGAAAAAGTTCTGATCAGCCATCATTGAGTCTGTCCTGGTTTGGTTCAGCTACCAAATCAGTCATGAAGAGGCT from Ctenopharyngodon idella isolate HZGC_01 chromosome 18, HZGC01, whole genome shotgun sequence encodes:
- the si:ch1073-390k14.1 gene encoding deoxyribodipyrimidine photo-lyase, which codes for MSVGKDLKYVSQVRELLRELMLGREDPDGFFCLCLSLLGDSDTRTHFLDVIKPLSFGHEHLHSQLTQIFLEYFSKDEADELELALTLSLNETKQIKRDFRQQDSDHLPNVPPCYKSYADMTTVTSGADQPKVSVASKNQPIAKWTLDTEVHKTTCAIKNINKDDDLKVAKSTRSQRRRLRKKQLLLKNPSGPRPVLLWFRRDLRMWDNPALIGCLELGAPVIPVFLWNAVEEEGPGVTVATGGASKYWLHQALVSLNLSLEQLGSHLVTLKAESSSLTALQGLIAETGAASVVATALYEPWLKERDDSVWETLEKQGVNCHIYHSYCLRDPYTVTTRGVGLRGIGSVSHFMSCCQQNPVSGLGAPLDAPSALPAPSTWPQGCPLIDLELARMPRRKDGTEIDWAMNIRKSWDFSEEGAQAHLEAFLRDGVYRYEKESSRADAPNTSSLSPYLHFGQLSARSLLCDARGARCRSPKFQRKLAWRDLAYWQLCLFPDLPWESLRPPYKAMRWSSDRVHLKAWQRGFTGYPLVDAAMRQLWQTGWMNNYMRHVVASFLIAYLHIPWQEGYRWFQDTLVDADVAIDAMMWQNGGMCGLDHWNFVMHPVDAALTCDPYGTYVRQWCPELKALPDDLIHKPWKCPASMLHRAGVVLGGNYPERVVIDLEERRAQSLQDVASVRRHFREFVDQRSGCDLVPLPARLVQETLGSMEDVVRHEGTGFLLPVITRLEFKHHSEDPDMQDNPYSAVLKGYVSRKRDETIAFLNERDFTASVMCENTQRRERLERDCCLLEGLPQPSASRGQARRTPTRDPYSKVPGGVAIPHR